The DNA sequence CGCTATACCTGCAAATGCCTGCACTTACATGGAAAAATATGCCAAAATCAGGCTTAAAAGAAATGGAGGGGAAGGCGCTTTTCGCGAATTTGTTGAATTGCTGCTCGCGAAAGAAAACCTACTCGAAACGGCAGTCCAGAAATACCTGAAAGCTACGTTACAGAAGTAATTGGAATTTTACCAGTTCGGAAGGATAGCGCCTGTATCAAGAGAATTTAACTAGTGTTTCAGAGTTGTCGGAAGGGTAAATGAAACGACAGTACCTTTACCCTTTTGGCTATCAATTGTGATTGTTCCGTTATTTTTCTCAATGAAATCTTTAACAAGGATTAATCCTAATCCCGTACTCAATTCATTTTCGGTACCGGGAGTATGAAGCGTATTGGTTATATCAAAGATCTTTACGAGTGAAGATTTTTCAATTCCAACTCCATTATCTGTAATACTTACAGTTGCTTTATTCAGGTTAGTAATTTCGCTCTTGATAATTACAGAACCTCCTCGATGTGTGAACTTTATGGCATTGCTTAGGAGATTTCGTACGATAGTTTGAATCATGTTGAGGTCGGCCTTCACAAAAATTTCATCGTTTAATTCAAAACTGACATTAATCTGTTTGTTATCAGCAGATTGAATTAGCCCTTTTGTAGAATTCTGAATAACATCGGTGAGTTTTAACTCACTCGGATTGAATTCAATTTTGTTTAATTGCGATTGACCCCAAATAAGAAGATTTTCAAGCAATACACTTACATTTTCAGCAGATTTATGTAGCGATGATAATATCTTTTTTAATTCGTTTGGACTTAGTTCATTAAATGTATCGTTAAGATGTCCCAGAAAAGCGGCAAGATTGACGGTTGGTCCGCGCAAATCGTGTGCAATGATTGCAAAGAATTTGTCTTTCGCAGCGTTAGTCTCTTTTAGTTCGAGATTTTTATGTCTCATTTTAGTGTAAAACCAATAAATCAAAATTGAGATTAAGATTGCAATAAAGATTCCTATGATCATGATTAATTGAGAAGTTCTATGCTGCTTGATTATGAGTGAGTTAATTTCGTTTTGTTTTTCCAATTCTAAAATCAGCCCATTTTTTTTATCAATCTCATAAATAGCCTGCAACTGTTCCATTTTTATATCAGCATCACCCGAAAGAAGAGAATCTTGAATTTCGATTTGTTTCTTCTGACAATTGACAGCATTTTCAAGATCATTCATCTTTAAATAGACCTTGGTCAACTTTGAATATATGTTTAATTGTATGCTTTTTTGGTTGTTCGATTTTGCTAGATTTAATGCTAACTGCAATTTGTTAAACCCATCCTCTTTTTGTCCTTGTTCAATGAGGCTTAATCCGAGGTACTCATAAACCGAAGGAAGACCAAGAAAGTCATCGACTTCTTTCTTTATCTTAAACGATTCATTCAAATGAGTTTCGGCCAGTTTATATTCTCCAACGGCATAGTCAATCATCCCCAGATTTTTATAGGCGTTTGACAGACCGTATTTTTCTTTACTGGCGCTGTACGTTTTTAAAGTAAAATCAATGTCTTTGTATGCTTCTTTGAAATTTCCTGCCTCCAGATTGAGAAGACCAATCTGAGAATAACATATCGCAACGCCACTTTGGTTTCCGTCAATAGTTGCCATTTGGGAGTATATTTCCAAAGCTTCCCGAAAATACTC is a window from the Aquipluma nitroreducens genome containing:
- a CDS encoding tetratricopeptide repeat-containing sensor histidine kinase; protein product: MNKKILWSTLFLLTIAITYSAISEEKFNLTQIDSLRKAINNTKGLDRISAQLKLSLLIVGNDSHESKNLANSALLAAKTANHKSLEMQAYFTLGRINQALELKDISLAYLDTSLTISEAIHDNWYKGEILFRKGVIKHSLNEDIIALENFNASIQSCRLSNNFKVMGSSYSMMGTIFRVNGLYDRSIEYIINSKLNYEKAGFTEGKAWAAYLLGRIYADLKLSQKALEYFREALEIYSQMATIDGNQSGVAICYSQIGLLNLEAGNFKEAYKDIDFTLKTYSASKEKYGLSNAYKNLGMIDYAVGEYKLAETHLNESFKIKKEVDDFLGLPSVYEYLGLSLIEQGQKEDGFNKLQLALNLAKSNNQKSIQLNIYSKLTKVYLKMNDLENAVNCQKKQIEIQDSLLSGDADIKMEQLQAIYEIDKKNGLILELEKQNEINSLIIKQHRTSQLIMIIGIFIAILISILIYWFYTKMRHKNLELKETNAAKDKFFAIIAHDLRGPTVNLAAFLGHLNDTFNELSPNELKKILSSLHKSAENVSVLLENLLIWGQSQLNKIEFNPSELKLTDVIQNSTKGLIQSADNKQINVSFELNDEIFVKADLNMIQTIVRNLLSNAIKFTHRGGSVIIKSEITNLNKATVSITDNGVGIEKSSLVKIFDITNTLHTPGTENELSTGLGLILVKDFIEKNNGTITIDSQKGKGTVVSFTLPTTLKH